In one window of Henckelia pumila isolate YLH828 chromosome 1, ASM3356847v2, whole genome shotgun sequence DNA:
- the LOC140878908 gene encoding 3-ketoacyl-CoA synthase 20-like, with protein MAAAKGNYPTTPHAGISSPVHVLSDGANYRSSIRLKYVKLGCHYLISNAMYLLTIPLLLAAAANLSMSNIDDMLRICNYHLKYNVLRVMACTSFMAVLATVYFMSRPRRVYLVDFACYKPDPSLLCSRDMVMEKVSTILSEESAAFMKKVMDRSGLGDRTYAAALRDFPPKLRFDCARKEAEMIIFGSIDDLLAKTKVKVRDIGILIVNVSAFSPTPSLASMIVNRYKLRGDVVSCNLGGMGCSAGLIAVDLAKRLLQMQANTYALVMSLECMTHNYYAGNDRSKLLTNCIFRMGGAAVLLSNRLGDSWKSKYELVHTLRTHKGADDRAYKCVFQEEDAQGNIGVSLSKDLMSIAGEALQANITTLGPLVLPMSEQLLFFITLVARKVLKMKGVKPYVPDFMLAFEHFCIHAGGRGVLDELEKNLKLSEWHMEPSRMSLYRFGNTSSSSVWYELAYSEAKGRIKKGHRVWQIAFGSGFKCNSGVWRALKNIDPTKEINNPWTDEIHQFPVVVPIPIN; from the exons CCAATTACCGCTCCTCCATACGCCTGAAATACGTGAAGCTGGGCTGCCATTACCTCATCTCCAACGCCATGTACCTGCTGACCATCCCCCTCCTCCTGGCGGCGGCCGCCAATCTCTCCATGTCCAACATCGACGACATGCTCCGAATCTGCAACTACCACCTCAAGTACAACGTCCTCCGTGTGATGGCCTGCACGTCTTTCATGGCGGTGCTGGCCACCGTCTACTTCATGAGCCGCCCCCGGAGGGTTTACCTGGTGGATTTCGCCTGCTACAAGCCGGATCCTTCGCTTCTCTGCAGCAGGGACATGGTGATGGAGAAGGTGTCCACCATTCTCAGCGAGGAGTCCGCGGCTTTCATGAAGAAGGTCATGGACAGGTCCGGATTGGGAGACCGGACTTACGCCGCCGCCCTTCGCGACTTCCCGCCAAAGTTGAGGTTCGACTGTGCTAGGAAGGAGGCGGAGATGATAATATTCGGGTCCATCGACGATCTTCTGGCGAAAACTAAGGTGAAGGTGAGAGATATCGGCATTCTTATCGTGAATGTGTCGGCTTTTAGCCCGACACCGTCGCTCGCCTCCATGATCGTCAATCGGTACAAGCTCAGAGGGGATGTGGTCAGCTGCAACTTAGGTGGGATGGGTTGCAGCGCCGGCTTGATCGCTGTAGATCTTGCCAAAAGGCTTCTACAG ATGCAAGCTAATACGTATGCGTTGGTAATGAGTTTGGAGTGCATGACCCACAATTACTACGCGGGAAACGACCGATCGAAACTGCTAACGAACTGCATCTTCCGAATGGGGGGCGCGGCGGTGCTCTTATCGAACCGATTGGGCGACTCATGGAAGTCGAAATACGAGCTAGTCCACACTCTACGGACCCACAAGGGTGCGGACGACCGGGCGTACAAATGCGTGTTCCAAGAGGAGGACGCCCAAGGGAACATCGGGGTGTCCCTTTCGAAAGACCTGATGTCGATCGCGGGGGAGGCGTTGCAAGCCAACATCACGACTCTGGGGCCATTGGTGCTCCCCATGTCGGAGCAGCTGCTGTTCTTCATCACCCTGGTGGCAAGGAAAGTGTTGAAGATGAAAGGCGTGAAGCCGTACGTGCCTGACTTCATGCTGGCTTTCGAGCATTTCTGCATACACGCGGGGGGGAGAGGGGTGCTGGATGAGCTAGAGAAGAATCTGAAGCTCAGCGAGTGGCACATGGAGCCGTCCAGGATGTCGCTGTACCGATTCGGCAACACTTCTAGCAGCTCCGTGTGGTACGAACTGGCCTACTCCGAGGCCAAGGGACGGATCAAGAAAGGCCATCGGGTGTGGCAAATAGCCTTCGGTTCCGGGTTCAAGTGTAACAGCGGGGTGTGGCGAGCCTTGAAGAACATCGACCCCACTAAGGAGATCAACAACCCCTGGACTGATGAAATTCATCAGTTCCCTGTTGTTGTCCCAAtcccaattaattaa